A section of the Candidatus Nitrosacidococcus sp. I8 genome encodes:
- a CDS encoding ABC transporter permease produces MSYLLLLITRNAFRQKLRTLLTVIGIVIAISAFGLLRTVVDAWYGKAESASAARLITRNAISLLFPLPLSYKNKIQQTKGVSTISYSVWFGGIYISEKNFFPQFAIEPRSYLDLYPEYVLPVDQKKAFFLDRQGVVAGERLANKYGWKIGDTIPIRGVIYPGNWNFILRGIYRGETKGVDETLFMFHWQLLNERIKEGKATNENVDHVGIYIIGLEDSSQAAKISQEIDSQFKNSPAETLTETEKVFQLSFVAMTEAIVTVIKIVSFLVIIIIMAIMANTMAMSARERKREYATLKALGFSGNFIALLVFGESFIIAITGGILGLILLYPTAHIFVTKIGTFFPVFRVTTQTAWLSIGAAIMVGLSAAAIPAWRGATTPILSGFRDIG; encoded by the coding sequence ATGTCCTATTTACTACTACTCATTACCCGTAATGCCTTTCGGCAAAAACTTCGCACCTTACTTACCGTGATTGGGATTGTGATCGCCATTAGTGCTTTTGGTTTACTACGCACCGTAGTAGATGCCTGGTATGGTAAGGCAGAATCTGCTTCAGCTGCTCGCTTAATCACCCGCAATGCTATTTCTCTACTTTTCCCCCTGCCCCTAAGTTATAAAAATAAAATTCAACAAACCAAAGGAGTGTCGACGATTAGTTATTCCGTTTGGTTTGGCGGTATTTATATCAGTGAAAAAAATTTTTTCCCCCAATTTGCCATTGAACCTAGAAGTTATCTTGATCTTTATCCTGAATATGTACTTCCTGTCGATCAGAAAAAAGCCTTCTTTCTTGATCGACAAGGAGTAGTAGCAGGTGAACGATTAGCCAATAAGTATGGTTGGAAAATCGGGGATACGATTCCAATTCGAGGTGTGATTTACCCCGGAAACTGGAATTTTATCCTTCGGGGAATTTATCGAGGAGAGACAAAAGGGGTCGATGAAACCCTATTTATGTTTCATTGGCAGCTTTTAAATGAGCGGATTAAAGAAGGCAAAGCGACCAATGAAAACGTGGATCACGTGGGAATCTATATTATTGGGTTAGAGGATTCTAGCCAAGCAGCTAAAATTTCTCAGGAAATTGATAGTCAATTTAAAAATTCCCCTGCAGAAACTCTCACTGAAACGGAAAAAGTCTTTCAGCTCAGTTTTGTTGCTATGACAGAGGCCATCGTTACCGTGATTAAAATTGTTTCATTTCTAGTGATTATTATCATTATGGCAATTATGGCAAATACCATGGCAATGAGTGCTAGAGAACGAAAACGGGAATATGCTACCTTAAAAGCACTCGGATTCTCTGGCAATTTTATTGCACTATTGGTTTTCGGAGAATCCTTCATTATTGCTATCACGGGAGGTATTTTAGGGCTTATTCTTCTTTATCCCACGGCCCATATTTTTGTCACTAAAATAGGTACTTTCTTTCCTGTCTTTAGGGTAACTACTCAAACTGCTTGGCTTTCTATTGGTGCTGCCATTATGGTAGGACTAAGTGCAGCGGCAATCCCTGCTTGGCGTGGAGCAACTACCCCTATCCTGAGTGGTTTTCGAGATATTGGT
- a CDS encoding ABC transporter ATP-binding protein → MVEIKGISKFYQRGNQTVPVLEDINLTITDGEFIALMGPSGSGKSTLLNLIAGIDTPSSGQLYVDGVDIATLAEKDLARWRAEHVGFIFQFYNLMPVLTALENVELPLSLTDLTRKERKEHASLVLTIVGLKDRMDHYPSQLSGGQQQRVAIARALVTDPTLIVADEPTGDLDRESAKDILKLLQQLNRDLGKTIIMVTHDQAAADCAHLVKHLDKGVLNQ, encoded by the coding sequence ATGGTAGAAATAAAAGGAATCAGTAAATTCTACCAACGGGGTAATCAAACCGTACCTGTCCTTGAAGACATTAATTTAACTATTACTGATGGAGAATTTATTGCTTTGATGGGGCCATCTGGCTCTGGAAAGAGTACTCTACTGAATTTAATAGCGGGGATTGATACCCCAAGCAGCGGACAATTATATGTAGATGGGGTAGATATTGCTACCTTAGCGGAAAAAGATTTGGCACGATGGCGAGCTGAACATGTAGGGTTTATTTTTCAGTTTTATAATTTAATGCCGGTACTTACCGCACTTGAAAATGTGGAGTTACCTTTATCCCTCACTGATTTAACTCGTAAAGAAAGAAAGGAGCACGCTTCCCTAGTACTTACCATTGTTGGACTTAAAGATCGAATGGATCACTATCCTTCTCAACTTTCAGGTGGGCAACAACAACGAGTAGCTATTGCCCGTGCTTTAGTGACTGACCCTACCCTCATTGTTGCCGATGAGCCTACTGGAGATTTAGATAGGGAATCGGCAAAAGACATTCTTAAATTATTACAACAGCTTAATCGGGATTTAGGAAAAACTATTATTATGGTTACCCACGATCAAGCGGCTGCAGATTGTGCTCACTTGGTAAAACATCTAGATAAAGGAGTGCTGAATCAATAA
- a CDS encoding efflux RND transporter periplasmic adaptor subunit, with protein sequence MEELEKLKIARHRDKDNKSKIKYKWLVIFSFLFVSISSFFYIQFFHKGIKVKISTISQVYPAQNYTLFNATGYVVPQTKADIASKGTGQLEVLNVEEGDHIKKGDIIAQLENQDVLAAQAQAKANIAVAKAGLLEAQAELENAQIELTRLVGLAKRKLATQSAYDAAEARYNTAKAAIQSAEATITATKAAYQAAKVAVEYTLIRAPFDGVILEKHADVGDVIVPLSPATQSKGAVVSMADMSTLQIEADVSEANLMQVEIHQPCQIQFDAFPDKRIRGRVHMIVPTVDRSKATVLVKISFIDQDKRILPDMSARVSFLSQALSPEDLTPRTVIPKTAIVTKNNQNYAFQIQDNIAHLTTLILGEAWGDSVVLKQGLNLDDEVVINPPETLKDNARILPITD encoded by the coding sequence ATGGAGGAATTAGAAAAGCTAAAAATTGCTCGCCATAGGGATAAAGATAATAAATCTAAAATAAAATATAAATGGTTAGTTATTTTTTCTTTTTTATTCGTTAGCATTTCCTCATTTTTCTACATTCAATTTTTCCATAAAGGAATTAAAGTAAAAATAAGTACCATTTCTCAAGTTTATCCTGCTCAAAATTACACTTTATTCAATGCTACCGGTTATGTAGTGCCTCAAACCAAAGCAGATATTGCCTCTAAAGGTACTGGGCAATTAGAAGTATTAAATGTTGAGGAAGGCGATCATATAAAAAAAGGGGATATTATTGCTCAACTGGAAAATCAAGATGTACTAGCAGCACAAGCTCAAGCCAAAGCTAATATTGCTGTAGCTAAAGCAGGTCTATTGGAAGCTCAAGCAGAATTAGAAAATGCTCAAATCGAGCTGACCAGATTGGTAGGGTTAGCAAAAAGAAAGTTGGCAACCCAGTCTGCCTATGATGCAGCCGAAGCTCGTTATAATACTGCAAAGGCAGCTATACAAAGTGCAGAAGCAACTATTACTGCTACTAAAGCAGCCTATCAGGCTGCTAAAGTTGCTGTAGAGTATACTTTGATCCGTGCTCCCTTTGATGGGGTGATTTTAGAAAAACATGCCGATGTAGGTGATGTGATTGTTCCTCTCTCCCCAGCTACTCAATCCAAAGGAGCAGTGGTTTCTATGGCAGACATGAGTACCTTACAAATAGAAGCAGATGTATCAGAGGCAAACCTGATGCAGGTAGAAATCCACCAACCTTGCCAAATCCAATTTGATGCCTTCCCAGATAAGCGTATTCGTGGTCGTGTCCACATGATTGTTCCTACCGTAGATCGATCTAAGGCTACGGTACTAGTAAAAATTAGCTTTATTGATCAAGATAAGCGGATTTTACCTGATATGAGTGCTAGGGTTTCTTTCTTATCTCAAGCTCTTTCACCTGAAGATTTAACACCTCGTACTGTCATTCCTAAAACAGCCATTGTGACTAAAAACAATCAAAATTATGCCTTTCAGATTCAAGATAATATTGCTCATTTAACCACCCTAATACTAGGAGAAGCTTGGGGAGATTCGGTAGTGCTTAAACAAGGGCTTAACCTAGATGATGAAGTTGTGATTAACCCACCGGAAACCCTTAAAGACAACGCTCGTATTCTTCCTATTACGGATTAG
- a CDS encoding DedA family protein gives MLSHSLSFFLHFDTHLGAMLAQYGIWVYAILFLIIFIETGLVVMPLLPGDSLLFTVGVFTAHEDGLNIWIAFVLLITAAILGDTVNYTIGKLFGHKVLDWHFRGKPLVNPKHLNKTHNFFEQYGAKTIILARFVPIVRTFAPFVAGIGYMHYRKFLSYNVIGGSLWVLLLIFAGYWFGNNTFVKNNFEKVILGIIFLSILPMVIEIARAKWQRVKKQAK, from the coding sequence ATGTTAAGCCATTCCTTAAGTTTCTTTCTCCATTTCGATACTCACTTAGGTGCCATGCTTGCCCAGTATGGAATATGGGTATATGCCATTTTATTTTTAATCATTTTTATTGAAACTGGTCTAGTGGTTATGCCACTTCTTCCTGGGGATTCTTTACTATTTACCGTAGGTGTTTTTACAGCCCATGAAGATGGATTAAATATATGGATAGCATTTGTTTTACTAATCACTGCTGCTATTTTAGGAGATACGGTTAATTATACTATCGGCAAATTATTTGGACATAAGGTATTAGATTGGCATTTTAGGGGAAAACCGCTAGTTAATCCTAAGCATTTAAATAAAACTCATAATTTTTTTGAACAATATGGAGCAAAAACAATTATTCTAGCCCGCTTTGTTCCTATTGTAAGAACCTTTGCTCCATTTGTTGCTGGTATTGGCTACATGCACTATAGAAAATTTCTTTCCTACAACGTTATTGGCGGTAGTCTATGGGTTCTATTACTTATCTTTGCTGGCTATTGGTTTGGAAATAACACCTTTGTAAAAAATAATTTTGAAAAGGTTATTTTAGGGATTATTTTCCTCTCTATCCTGCCTATGGTGATAGAAATTGCTAGAGCAAAATGGCAGAGAGTAAAAAAACAAGCTAAGTAA
- a CDS encoding alpha/beta fold hydrolase produces MLFHYQSQGEGVPLVILHGLFGSMSNWRSIASKFSNDFKVITLDLPNHGYSPAQDFFNYRTLAQDIAYFLIENNFSPAILLGHSFGGKIAMQCALDFPDQVSSLIVVDIAPRAYNSSHNFIFDALASLDLSHYSSRSEIDKVLSLKIMDVKVRQFLLMNLEKTKESYFWRINLFNLRNNYQEICAPIIGNHPYKGKSLFIKGEDSSYIASGDEQEIYCWFPYGAIYSIPNAGHWVHVDSPKLFLETILAFLK; encoded by the coding sequence ATGCTATTTCATTACCAATCTCAAGGGGAAGGTGTTCCTTTAGTTATCTTACATGGTCTATTTGGTTCTATGAGTAACTGGCGTAGTATAGCATCTAAATTTTCAAATGATTTCAAGGTGATTACCCTTGATTTACCTAACCATGGTTATTCCCCTGCACAGGATTTTTTTAACTATCGGACTTTAGCACAAGATATTGCTTATTTTCTAATTGAAAATAATTTTAGTCCAGCCATTTTACTTGGCCATTCTTTTGGTGGAAAAATTGCGATGCAATGTGCCTTAGATTTTCCCGATCAGGTAAGCAGTTTAATTGTAGTAGATATTGCTCCTAGGGCTTATAATTCCTCTCATAATTTTATTTTTGATGCCTTAGCTTCATTAGACCTTTCACACTACAGTAGCCGATCTGAGATTGATAAAGTGCTTTCTTTAAAAATTATGGATGTGAAAGTACGGCAGTTTTTATTAATGAATTTAGAGAAAACCAAAGAATCTTATTTTTGGCGTATTAATTTGTTTAATTTAAGAAATAATTATCAAGAAATTTGCGCACCTATTATAGGAAACCATCCGTATAAAGGTAAAAGTTTGTTTATAAAAGGGGAAGATTCTAGCTATATTGCCTCAGGTGATGAGCAAGAAATTTATTGCTGGTTTCCTTATGGCGCTATCTACTCTATCCCGAATGCAGGCCATTGGGTGCATGTTGATTCCCCTAAGTTATTTTTAGAGACTATACTAGCATTTCTAAAATAA
- a CDS encoding Gfo/Idh/MocA family protein, whose protein sequence is MTFKQEKIRTAVIGVGYLGKFHAQKYAHLPHSDFIAVVDIDHDSAHRTAQEYGVLVFTDYHDLFGKVDAVSIVVPTEYHYQVTKDCLEAGIHVLLEKPITPTLEQADDLIRIAKENKLIFQIGHLERFNATTLALKEFIDDPKFIESHRLAHFNPRGTDVSVILDLMIHDIDIILSIVNAPVKEIRANGESVLTRDTDIANARILFENDCVANVTASRISMKIQRKMRIFQKDAYISVDFLKKKLSIFRKGTREAFPGIPEITSKVHYFDRSDAIMSEIDSFLQIIITHGKPVVSGKEGREALAVALQISQLLKN, encoded by the coding sequence ATGACTTTTAAGCAGGAAAAAATAAGAACAGCAGTCATTGGCGTAGGCTATTTAGGGAAATTTCACGCCCAAAAATATGCCCACTTACCTCATTCAGATTTTATTGCTGTTGTAGATATCGATCATGATTCAGCTCATCGTACTGCTCAGGAATATGGTGTGCTAGTTTTTACTGATTATCATGATTTATTTGGAAAAGTAGATGCAGTTAGTATTGTAGTTCCCACCGAGTATCACTATCAAGTAACTAAAGACTGTCTAGAAGCAGGTATCCATGTCCTATTAGAGAAACCTATTACCCCTACCCTTGAACAAGCCGATGATCTCATTCGGATCGCAAAAGAAAATAAATTAATTTTTCAAATAGGGCACTTAGAGCGGTTTAACGCAACTACTCTTGCCCTTAAGGAATTTATTGACGATCCAAAGTTTATTGAGTCCCACAGACTTGCTCATTTTAATCCTAGAGGAACAGATGTTAGTGTCATATTGGATTTAATGATTCATGATATTGATATTATTTTAAGCATAGTCAATGCACCTGTTAAAGAAATTCGCGCTAATGGAGAATCAGTGCTTACTCGAGATACAGATATTGCTAATGCTCGGATTTTATTTGAAAATGATTGTGTTGCTAATGTAACTGCTAGTCGAATCAGTATGAAAATACAGCGTAAAATGAGAATTTTTCAAAAAGATGCTTATATTTCCGTAGACTTTCTTAAAAAGAAATTAAGTATCTTCCGTAAAGGTACAAGAGAGGCTTTTCCAGGGATACCAGAAATTACTAGTAAGGTGCATTATTTTGATCGCAGTGATGCCATTATGTCTGAAATTGATTCTTTTTTACAGATCATCATCACACATGGTAAACCAGTAGTCAGTGGAAAAGAGGGTAGAGAAGCACTTGCGGTTGCGCTTCAAATTAGTCAGCTACTTAAAAATTAA
- a CDS encoding DegT/DnrJ/EryC1/StrS family aminotransferase, producing MLPMVDLTAQYQVLKEELNEAVLHTLANGQFILGPNVEDFEKEVAAYLGAQYAISVASGTDALHLALIAAGIKAGDEVITSPFTFIATAEAICYVGAHPVFVDIDEKTFNLDTNQIEAVITPATRAILPVHLFGQGANMERLQVIADQHELLIIEDCAQSFGAEINGKKTGTLGFTGCFSFFPSKNLGCYGDGGLITTSSEEIAEHLRVLRNHGSSKRYHHTELGFNSRLDELQAVILRVKLKYIDQFNQARNQIAQQYTQTLINLPHCIPPYKEAGNTHVYHQYTLLSAYRDEIMKAFTEQHIASAIYYPIPLHQQIVFKQKYQDVHFPVSEQIAKQCLSLPIFPEMSKPQIEQVLNVVQGVLLGK from the coding sequence ATGCTACCCATGGTAGATTTAACAGCACAGTATCAGGTGCTTAAGGAAGAACTTAATGAAGCGGTATTACACACTTTAGCTAATGGTCAATTTATTCTTGGTCCTAATGTAGAGGATTTTGAAAAAGAAGTAGCAGCTTATTTAGGTGCACAATATGCCATCAGCGTTGCTTCTGGTACAGATGCCCTTCATTTAGCACTCATTGCTGCAGGAATTAAAGCTGGGGATGAGGTGATTACTTCTCCCTTTACTTTTATTGCTACAGCAGAGGCTATTTGTTATGTAGGAGCTCATCCAGTATTTGTCGATATAGATGAAAAAACATTTAACTTAGATACTAACCAAATAGAAGCAGTGATTACTCCTGCTACTCGAGCTATCTTGCCTGTCCATTTATTTGGGCAGGGGGCAAATATGGAGCGTTTACAGGTAATTGCTGATCAACATGAGTTACTTATCATAGAGGATTGTGCCCAATCTTTTGGTGCAGAGATTAATGGAAAAAAAACAGGCACGCTAGGATTTACTGGGTGTTTTAGTTTTTTTCCAAGTAAAAATTTAGGCTGTTATGGAGATGGGGGACTTATTACTACCTCCTCTGAAGAGATTGCCGAACACCTTAGGGTACTGAGAAATCATGGAAGCTCAAAGCGCTACCATCATACCGAATTAGGCTTTAATAGCCGTTTAGATGAATTACAAGCAGTGATTCTACGAGTCAAACTAAAATATATTGATCAATTTAATCAAGCAAGAAACCAAATCGCTCAACAATATACACAAACACTTATTAATCTACCTCATTGTATTCCTCCTTATAAAGAAGCGGGAAATACCCATGTATATCATCAATATACCTTACTCTCTGCCTATCGAGATGAAATAATGAAAGCATTTACAGAGCAGCACATTGCTTCAGCTATTTATTATCCTATTCCATTACATCAACAGATTGTTTTTAAACAAAAATATCAAGATGTACATTTTCCAGTCAGTGAGCAAATTGCTAAACAATGCTTATCATTACCTATTTTTCCAGAAATGAGCAAGCCTCAGATAGAGCAAGTGCTTAATGTTGTTCAAGGTGTGTTACTTGGAAAATGA
- the lpxB gene encoding lipid-A-disaccharide synthase, with translation MENDQHSQLVAIVAGEASGDHHGADLVSKIRETSSKPIRFCGIGGSHMKAAGVEVLHESAHLAVVGIVEIFSHFRKIYSVLRKMRQFLKENRPDLLILIDYPEFNLRLAKTAKQLGIKVLYYISPQIWAWREHRVHQIGKLVDMMAVIFPFEIPFYERSGVPVCFVGHPLKNKVKSNLTRNEALIKFGLESRYPTLGLFPGSRKSEIKLILPVLIQAAEKISSKIPNTQYLLPLASTLTEAELAPFLIQSTVPIQVISNRPYDVMVACNGIVAASGTVTLEVALMGIPMVVVYKMKSLTYWVGRLLVKIKYIALCNIIAEDRIVTELIQAKATPDQIAKEILDLLHNNDKVGTMKKKFKIVKDRLEVPSQISISNLALEMLNTI, from the coding sequence TTGGAAAATGATCAGCATTCACAGTTAGTTGCTATTGTCGCAGGAGAGGCTTCTGGGGATCATCATGGGGCTGATTTAGTCTCTAAAATACGAGAAACCTCATCTAAACCGATTCGTTTTTGTGGCATTGGTGGATCCCATATGAAAGCTGCTGGGGTAGAAGTATTACATGAATCAGCCCACCTAGCAGTGGTAGGGATAGTAGAGATTTTTTCTCACTTTAGAAAAATTTATAGTGTATTACGAAAGATGCGGCAATTTCTTAAAGAAAACCGTCCTGATTTATTAATTTTAATAGATTATCCAGAATTTAATTTACGACTTGCTAAAACTGCAAAACAGCTAGGGATAAAGGTTCTATATTACATTAGCCCCCAGATATGGGCATGGCGAGAGCATCGTGTCCATCAAATTGGGAAGCTAGTAGATATGATGGCAGTCATTTTCCCGTTTGAAATACCCTTTTATGAACGATCCGGGGTTCCTGTTTGCTTTGTAGGTCATCCCTTAAAAAATAAGGTAAAAAGCAATTTAACTCGTAATGAAGCACTAATTAAATTTGGATTAGAATCTCGCTACCCAACTTTAGGATTGTTTCCCGGTAGTAGAAAAAGTGAAATAAAACTAATTTTACCTGTATTAATTCAAGCTGCAGAGAAAATCTCTTCAAAGATACCTAATACTCAGTACTTGTTGCCCTTAGCATCTACACTGACTGAAGCAGAACTAGCACCTTTCTTGATACAGAGTACAGTGCCTATTCAAGTGATTTCTAATCGCCCTTATGATGTGATGGTAGCTTGTAATGGTATCGTTGCAGCCTCAGGAACAGTGACATTAGAAGTTGCTTTAATGGGAATTCCTATGGTAGTGGTGTATAAAATGAAATCTTTGACTTATTGGGTAGGTAGATTATTAGTTAAAATAAAGTATATTGCACTGTGCAATATTATTGCAGAGGATAGAATAGTCACTGAGCTTATTCAAGCGAAGGCTACGCCTGATCAAATAGCAAAAGAAATTTTAGATTTGCTACACAATAACGATAAAGTTGGGACTATGAAAAAAAAATTCAAAATAGTTAAAGATAGACTAGAGGTACCATCGCAAATAAGTATAAGTAATCTTGCTTTAGAGATGCTAAATACTATTTAG
- the lpxA gene encoding acyl-ACP--UDP-N-acetylglucosamine O-acyltransferase, translated as MSIHSTAIIDPNATLGKNVTVGPYTVIHAPVTIGDGTSISSHVVIHSYVQLGTQNKIHSHVVIGDLPQDLSFDKNIETWVSIGDRNILREGVTIHRSTHPDRPTKIGNDGYFMAYSHIAHDCSIGNHVILTNNALLGGHVEIGNRAVLGGSAVVHQYARIGAYAMVQGNGSVGQDVFPYTIVGGHPVHHYRLNVVGLRRGGIQGQHYRVLEQAFWQLRNGNRDLSNLENTPEITYLRNWLLVKSKRGFHRFAVEKEDSKIK; from the coding sequence ATGAGTATTCACTCCACCGCAATTATTGATCCAAATGCCACGTTAGGAAAAAATGTTACAGTAGGACCATATACAGTTATCCATGCTCCAGTAACAATAGGAGATGGAACAAGTATTAGCTCTCATGTAGTTATTCATTCCTATGTACAGTTAGGCACGCAAAATAAAATTCATAGCCATGTCGTTATTGGCGATCTCCCTCAAGATCTCTCTTTTGATAAAAATATAGAAACATGGGTCTCCATTGGGGATCGTAATATTTTACGAGAAGGAGTGACTATTCATCGATCAACTCACCCAGATCGCCCTACGAAAATAGGAAATGATGGCTATTTCATGGCGTATAGCCATATTGCTCATGACTGCTCTATTGGCAATCATGTCATTTTGACTAATAATGCTTTACTAGGTGGTCATGTAGAAATAGGCAATCGGGCAGTTTTAGGAGGATCAGCGGTCGTACACCAATATGCAAGGATAGGTGCTTACGCAATGGTACAAGGCAATGGCTCGGTAGGCCAAGATGTTTTTCCATATACTATTGTAGGTGGTCATCCAGTGCACCATTACCGATTAAATGTAGTAGGGCTACGTCGTGGCGGTATTCAGGGTCAGCACTATCGAGTATTAGAGCAAGCTTTTTGGCAGTTACGTAATGGTAATAGAGATTTGAGTAATTTAGAGAATACTCCAGAAATTACTTATCTTAGAAATTGGCTTTTAGTGAAATCGAAGCGAGGGTTTCATCGCTTTGCTGTAGAAAAGGAAGATTCAAAAATAAAATAA
- a CDS encoding hydroxyacylglutathione hydrolase — MIVEQIWTGNAYRNFNYLIACPETGEALAIDPLDHIKCLAIAKNHGWQITQILNTHEHEDHTGGNQKLIAQTRAKLLAHSNAKNKITGIDQGLNAGDKVTVGRTVELEVLDTPGHTLSHICLYAHTDIPALFCGDTLFNAGAGNCHNGGNPSVLYHTFINQLAKLPDNTQIYPGHEYIVNNLNFTLHYETDNKQAVSLLHKVQHQNPSSPFVSTLGLEKEINTFFRLHSSSIINSLQIIFPDLADINPEIIFLKLRELRNTW; from the coding sequence ATGATTGTTGAACAGATTTGGACAGGGAATGCCTATCGTAATTTTAATTACCTTATTGCCTGCCCAGAAACGGGTGAAGCTCTTGCTATTGATCCTCTTGACCACATTAAATGTTTAGCAATCGCTAAAAATCATGGATGGCAGATTACCCAAATATTAAATACTCATGAGCATGAAGATCATACAGGAGGTAACCAGAAACTTATTGCTCAAACTAGAGCCAAGTTACTTGCTCATAGTAATGCAAAGAATAAGATTACAGGTATAGATCAAGGATTAAATGCAGGAGATAAAGTTACAGTAGGTAGAACAGTTGAACTGGAAGTGCTAGATACCCCTGGGCATACCCTAAGCCATATTTGTTTATATGCCCATACAGATATCCCTGCTCTCTTTTGTGGTGATACATTGTTTAATGCAGGTGCGGGTAATTGTCACAATGGGGGGAATCCAAGCGTACTTTATCATACGTTTATTAATCAGCTTGCTAAACTTCCCGATAATACTCAGATCTATCCAGGTCACGAGTATATTGTAAATAACCTAAACTTCACTCTCCATTATGAAACTGATAATAAACAAGCAGTTTCCTTATTGCACAAAGTACAGCACCAAAATCCTAGCAGCCCTTTTGTATCTACCCTAGGGCTAGAGAAAGAAATTAACACATTTTTTCGCTTACATAGCTCATCTATTATTAATAGCCTGCAAATAATTTTTCCAGATTTAGCTGATATTAACCCTGAAATCATTTTCTTAAAACTAAGAGAACTAAGAAATACTTGGTAA
- a CDS encoding flavodoxin/ferredoxin-dependent (E)-4-hydroxy-3-methylbut-2-enyl-diphosphate synthase, with protein MPRNPTRAVAIGSITIGDGNPIAVQSMCATHTQNIEATTKQVSNLVAAGADIIRIAADTKKDVEALAKIRSQTKANLSVDLQENYRLAKDVAPHVDKIRYNPGHLYHHEKNKPWQDKVKFLVDVAGENDCAIRIGVNGGSVDPNKAAAFPEGDSISPMLASAFDHCIFLDNLGFTRYCVSLKDSDPSKVIELNKRFAAERPDIPLHLGVTEAGMPPDGIIKTRIAFEQLISRGIGDTVRVSLTLPFDRKGEEIEAGRKIIADIAAGRVRSVVDYGLKSLNIISCPSCSRVENEAFIELAHEVKAMTEYAADYAVTIAVMGCRVNGPGETDDADLGLWCGPKAVNLKKGTETLGSFRYTEILPRLKQELDLIIADKTKSPAN; from the coding sequence GTGCCACGTAACCCTACTCGAGCTGTTGCTATTGGCAGTATTACTATTGGTGATGGAAATCCAATTGCAGTACAGAGCATGTGTGCTACTCATACACAAAACATTGAGGCGACTACTAAGCAAGTAAGTAATTTAGTTGCAGCAGGAGCAGATATTATTCGTATTGCAGCAGATACAAAAAAAGATGTAGAAGCACTTGCTAAAATTCGCTCTCAAACGAAAGCTAATCTATCTGTTGATCTGCAAGAGAATTACCGTCTTGCTAAAGATGTAGCACCCCATGTAGATAAAATTCGCTATAATCCTGGTCATTTATACCATCATGAAAAGAATAAACCTTGGCAGGACAAAGTAAAATTTCTTGTAGATGTGGCTGGAGAAAATGACTGCGCTATCCGAATTGGAGTAAATGGCGGATCGGTAGATCCAAATAAAGCAGCAGCATTTCCTGAAGGGGATTCTATTTCTCCCATGCTTGCCAGTGCATTTGATCACTGTATATTTTTAGATAATCTAGGGTTTACTCGATATTGTGTTTCTTTAAAGGATTCCGATCCCAGTAAAGTCATCGAGTTAAATAAGCGTTTTGCCGCTGAACGTCCGGATATTCCCCTTCATTTAGGAGTAACAGAGGCAGGCATGCCACCGGATGGAATTATCAAAACCAGAATTGCTTTCGAGCAGCTTATCAGTCGAGGTATTGGAGACACTGTACGAGTCTCTCTTACTTTACCTTTTGATCGTAAAGGTGAGGAGATAGAAGCAGGACGGAAAATTATTGCTGATATTGCTGCAGGACGAGTACGCAGTGTAGTAGACTATGGGCTTAAGAGTTTAAATATTATTAGCTGCCCAAGCTGCTCTCGAGTGGAAAATGAAGCGTTTATCGAGCTAGCTCATGAAGTAAAAGCAATGACAGAATACGCCGCAGACTATGCAGTAACCATTGCAGTGATGGGATGCCGAGTAAATGGTCCTGGCGAGACAGATGATGCAGATCTTGGGCTTTGGTGTGGTCCTAAAGCAGTAAATCTTAAGAAAGGAACGGAAACTTTAGGAAGTTTTCGATACACTGAGATTCTACCTCGGCTAAAACAAGAGCTTGATTTAATTATTGCTGACAAAACTAAATCTCCAGCAAACTAA